Proteins co-encoded in one Mycobacteriales bacterium genomic window:
- the cheB gene encoding chemotaxis-specific protein-glutamate methyltransferase CheB → MSVTPAAPSPIKVVVVDDSPVQRRFLRASIEADHDLTVVGEARNGREAVALVARLRPAAVLMDLDLPVMSGLEAIERIMAASPTPILVYSAFVGGEDSKNALEALAAGAVDVLAKPGPDDTGSLDSYADALRKRLRVAARVRVITHPRGRLRSQGIATESVPVLTGGTRSAARTLAAVADEPREPFDSRSDLRLLAIGASTGGPQALLTLLSALPADLPQAVLVVQHMAEGFIPGLASWLDQLVSLPVVVGESGRRLMPGTVTIAPSGSNLLVQDDRMRVLCVPPDPGQFHVPGIDATFRSVADALGPRAVGVLLTGMGRDGAAGLLAMRERGSVTLGQDEATSAVYGMPAAAAALQAIDRQLPIGEVAPALLELVGLR, encoded by the coding sequence GTGAGCGTCACCCCGGCGGCCCCGAGCCCGATCAAGGTGGTCGTCGTCGACGACTCGCCCGTCCAACGCCGCTTCCTACGCGCCTCGATCGAGGCCGACCACGACCTCACCGTCGTCGGGGAGGCCCGCAACGGCCGGGAGGCGGTCGCGCTCGTGGCCCGGCTGCGGCCCGCGGCGGTGCTCATGGACCTCGACCTGCCGGTGATGAGCGGCCTCGAGGCGATCGAGCGGATCATGGCCGCGAGCCCGACGCCGATCCTCGTTTACAGCGCCTTCGTCGGTGGAGAGGACAGCAAGAACGCCCTGGAGGCCTTGGCGGCCGGCGCCGTCGACGTGCTCGCTAAGCCCGGTCCCGACGACACCGGCAGCCTCGACTCCTACGCCGACGCGCTGCGCAAGCGGCTGCGGGTCGCCGCCCGGGTCCGGGTCATCACGCACCCTCGCGGCCGGCTGCGCAGCCAGGGCATCGCCACCGAGAGCGTGCCGGTCCTCACCGGGGGGACGCGTTCCGCGGCCCGCACCCTCGCCGCTGTCGCGGACGAGCCGCGTGAGCCCTTCGACTCCCGCAGTGACCTCCGGTTGCTCGCGATCGGCGCGTCGACGGGCGGCCCGCAGGCCCTGCTCACCCTGCTGTCGGCGCTGCCGGCCGACCTCCCTCAGGCGGTGCTCGTCGTCCAGCACATGGCCGAGGGCTTCATCCCGGGCCTCGCCTCCTGGCTCGACCAGCTCGTCTCGCTGCCCGTCGTCGTGGGCGAGAGCGGCCGTCGTCTCATGCCGGGGACCGTGACGATCGCACCGAGCGGCAGCAACCTGCTCGTGCAGGACGACCGGATGCGGGTGCTGTGCGTGCCGCCGGACCCGGGGCAGTTCCACGTGCCCGGCATCGACGCGACCTTCCGCTCCGTCGCCGACGCGCTCGGACCGCGGGCCGTCGGTGTGCTGCTCACCGGCATGGGCCGCGACGGCGCCGCGGGGCTGCTCGCCATGCGCGAGCGCGGCTCCGTCACGCTCGGCCAGGACGAGGCGACCAGTGCCGTCTACGGGATGCCCGCGGCCGCCGCGGCCCTGCAGGCCATCGACCGGCAGCTGCCCATCGGCGAGGTCGCTCCCGCGCTGCTCGAGCTGGTCGGCTTGCGATGA
- a CDS encoding Hpt domain-containing protein → MTGVRVGGEAGALTRLSDDAVASLRLAFAGELAERLPVLRALCDGSLSDLDLVRRAAHSLASSAAVVGAAEAARAARSLEEQLVAGAAVEDLRAPASGVVALLGGWQP, encoded by the coding sequence GTGACGGGAGTGCGGGTGGGCGGCGAGGCGGGTGCGCTCACGCGGCTGTCCGACGACGCGGTCGCCTCGCTGCGCCTGGCCTTCGCCGGTGAGCTCGCCGAGCGGCTCCCCGTGCTCAGGGCTCTCTGTGACGGCAGCCTGTCGGACCTCGACCTGGTGCGGCGGGCCGCGCACTCGCTCGCGAGCAGCGCCGCCGTCGTCGGTGCGGCCGAGGCCGCGCGCGCGGCCCGGTCGCTCGAGGAGCAGCTGGTCGCCGGCGCTGCGGTGGAGGACCTGCGTGCGCCCGCGAGCGGCGTCGTCGCGCTGCTGGGGGGGTGGCAGCCGTGA